A genomic segment from Micromonospora echinaurantiaca encodes:
- a CDS encoding ABC transporter ATP-binding protein, with product MMNVLRLDGVDRSFGDRQVLRNVSFEVAAGRMTGFVGGNGAGKTTSMRIILGVLAPDAGQVSWQGAPLTQEVRRRFGYMPEERGLYPKMSVREQVAYLGRLHGMTAAAARRNTDALLERVGLAERGDDLLETLSLGNQQRAQIAAALVHDPEVLVLDEPFSGLDPLAVDTVVAVLRERAAAGVPVLFSSHQLDVVERLCDDLVIIADGMIRAAGSREQLRRTYTSPRFELVVATDAGWLRDEPGVTLVDLDGARAVFDLAPGADEQPVLHAALARGPVRAFRPVSPSLTEIFREVAQ from the coding sequence GTGATGAACGTGCTCCGTCTGGACGGCGTCGACCGCAGTTTCGGCGACCGTCAGGTGCTCAGGAACGTGTCCTTCGAGGTGGCGGCCGGCCGGATGACCGGCTTCGTCGGCGGCAACGGCGCCGGCAAGACCACCTCCATGCGGATCATCCTCGGGGTGCTCGCTCCGGACGCCGGCCAGGTCAGCTGGCAGGGCGCGCCGCTGACCCAGGAGGTCCGTCGGCGCTTCGGCTACATGCCGGAGGAGCGTGGCCTCTACCCGAAGATGAGCGTCCGGGAGCAGGTGGCCTACCTGGGCCGGCTGCACGGGATGACCGCCGCGGCGGCCCGGCGCAACACCGACGCCCTGCTGGAGCGGGTCGGGCTCGCCGAACGCGGTGACGATCTGCTGGAGACGCTGTCGCTGGGCAACCAGCAGCGCGCCCAGATCGCCGCCGCGCTGGTGCACGACCCCGAGGTGCTGGTGCTCGACGAACCGTTCTCCGGCCTCGACCCGTTGGCCGTCGACACGGTGGTGGCGGTGCTGCGGGAGCGGGCCGCCGCCGGCGTGCCGGTGCTCTTCTCCAGCCACCAGCTCGACGTCGTCGAGCGGCTCTGCGACGACCTGGTGATCATCGCGGACGGAATGATCCGCGCGGCCGGCAGCCGGGAACAGCTGCGCCGGACGTACACCTCGCCCCGGTTCGAGCTGGTGGTGGCGACCGACGCCGGCTGGCTGCGGGACGAGCCCGGGGTGACCCTGGTCGACCTGGACGGCGCCCGCGCCGTGTTCGACCTCGCCCCCGGCGCCGACGAGCAGCCGGTGCTGCACGCGGCGCTCGCCCGCGGCCCGGTCCGCGCGTTCCGCCCGGTCAGCCCCTCCCTCACCGAGATCTTCCGAGAGGTCGCCCAGTGA
- a CDS encoding ABC transporter permease yields MNTTQATRLVAAREIRVKLRDRTFLFSTLFFLLIAAAATILPPLLSGGPSSVAVTEAAAGPLRAAGLEVRTVADDRAAEQAVRDGDVDAAVVAGPAVLAMDDAPEDVVTALSTQPDVRLLDPDAVDPVVAFLVPFAFAFVFFITSQTFGVQIAQSVVEEKQTRVVEILVAAVPVRALLAGKLVAGTVLALGQIALIALVTVVGMRFADSGGLLTLLGPAIGWFVPFFLLGFVLIAAMWAAAGALVNRQEDIAGVSMPVQLAVMLPFFAVIFLNDNATAMRVLSYLPFSSPTAMPLRLFTGDAAGWEPLVSLALLLVAAAAFLVAGARVYEGSLLRTNGRTSIRAAWRSRETIG; encoded by the coding sequence GTGAACACCACACAGGCCACCCGCCTGGTCGCCGCCCGCGAGATCCGGGTCAAGCTGCGCGACCGCACGTTCCTGTTCAGCACGCTGTTCTTCCTGCTCATCGCCGCGGCGGCGACGATCCTGCCGCCGCTGCTCTCCGGTGGCCCGTCGAGCGTGGCGGTGACCGAAGCGGCGGCCGGGCCGCTGCGCGCGGCCGGGCTGGAGGTGCGTACGGTCGCCGACGACCGGGCCGCCGAGCAGGCCGTCCGGGACGGCGACGTGGACGCCGCGGTGGTCGCCGGGCCGGCGGTGCTGGCCATGGACGACGCGCCCGAGGACGTGGTGACGGCATTGAGCACGCAGCCCGACGTCCGGCTGCTCGACCCGGACGCGGTGGACCCGGTGGTGGCGTTCCTGGTGCCGTTCGCCTTCGCGTTCGTCTTCTTCATCACCTCGCAGACCTTCGGCGTGCAGATCGCGCAGAGTGTGGTCGAGGAGAAGCAGACCCGGGTGGTGGAGATCCTGGTGGCCGCGGTGCCGGTGCGGGCGTTGCTGGCCGGCAAGCTGGTCGCCGGCACGGTGCTCGCGCTCGGGCAGATCGCGCTGATCGCCCTGGTCACCGTGGTCGGCATGCGGTTCGCCGACAGCGGCGGGCTGCTCACCCTGCTCGGGCCGGCGATCGGCTGGTTCGTGCCGTTCTTCCTGCTCGGCTTCGTGCTGATCGCGGCCATGTGGGCGGCGGCCGGCGCCCTGGTCAACCGGCAGGAGGACATCGCCGGTGTGTCCATGCCGGTGCAGCTCGCGGTGATGCTGCCGTTCTTCGCGGTGATCTTCCTGAACGACAACGCGACCGCCATGCGGGTGCTGTCCTACCTGCCGTTCTCCTCGCCGACGGCGATGCCGCTGCGACTGTTCACCGGCGACGCGGCCGGCTGGGAGCCGCTGGTGTCGCTGGCCCTGCTGCTGGTCGCGGCCGCCGCGTTCCTGGTCGCCGGGGCGCGGGTGTACGAGGGCTCGCTGCTGCGCACCAACGGCCGCACCTCGATCCGCGCCGCCTGGCGCTCCCGGGAGACCATCGGCTGA
- a CDS encoding DUF402 domain-containing protein, with product MELSGGAGDSAGQVVDGRRFAPGDVVIRREILLGEVWFGCPTICVEDSPDLLALYLPPGAEFGFPRRGVFPAGRHPWEAAGHRAWSGHGKLMLHRPGEAHSLDVFWTGPDRAFAGWYFNLQDPFRRTPIGVDTLDHELDLWWPADAERYVWKDVEMFAQRLAEGRYPGMADAIQAEGDRIAALLDAGERWWDENWASWKPDPAWPVPRLPAGWDTVAG from the coding sequence ATGGAGTTGAGCGGTGGCGCGGGGGACAGCGCTGGCCAGGTGGTCGACGGGCGCCGGTTCGCGCCCGGTGACGTGGTGATCCGGCGGGAGATCCTGCTCGGCGAGGTGTGGTTCGGCTGCCCGACCATCTGCGTCGAGGACTCGCCCGACCTGCTCGCGCTCTACCTGCCGCCGGGCGCCGAGTTCGGCTTTCCCCGGCGCGGCGTCTTCCCGGCCGGCCGGCACCCGTGGGAGGCCGCCGGGCACCGGGCCTGGAGCGGGCACGGCAAGCTGATGCTGCACCGCCCCGGCGAGGCACACTCGCTGGACGTCTTCTGGACCGGCCCGGACCGCGCCTTCGCCGGCTGGTACTTCAACCTCCAGGACCCGTTCCGGCGTACGCCGATCGGGGTGGACACCCTGGACCACGAGCTGGACCTGTGGTGGCCGGCGGACGCCGAGCGCTACGTCTGGAAGGACGTGGAGATGTTCGCCCAGCGCCTGGCGGAGGGGCGCTACCCGGGGATGGCCGACGCCATCCAGGCCGAGGGCGACCGGATCGCCGCCCTGCTGGACGCGGGGGAGCGCTGGTGGGACGAGAACTGGGCGTCCTGGAAGCCCGACCCGGCCTGGCCGGTGCCCCGGCTGCCCGCCGGCTGGGACACCGTCGCCGGCTGA
- a CDS encoding WXG100 family type VII secretion target, with protein sequence MSMSGFQVDPEALRTSAESLDRSVDRMAEVLEQFESTVQGLGEPWGGDDLGALIGELYLGIHDLTMSCFEGNGEVLGQFAAGLHTMADAFEEADQQVEAGLRKIGQALGG encoded by the coding sequence ATGTCGATGTCCGGCTTCCAGGTGGATCCCGAGGCGCTGCGAACCAGCGCGGAATCGCTCGACCGGTCGGTCGACCGGATGGCCGAGGTCCTGGAGCAGTTCGAGAGCACCGTGCAGGGGCTCGGCGAGCCGTGGGGCGGCGACGACCTCGGCGCCCTGATCGGCGAGCTGTACCTCGGCATCCACGACCTGACCATGAGCTGCTTCGAGGGCAACGGCGAGGTGCTCGGGCAGTTCGCCGCCGGCCTGCACACCATGGCCGACGCGTTCGAGGAGGCCGATCAGCAGGTCGAGGCCGGCCTGCGCAAGATCGGTCAGGCGTTGGGCGGTTGA
- a CDS encoding WXG100-like domain-containing protein, translating into MGLQLPGELVSLLGMLGYSWPEADEEKLFELGQHWLSLAATVQTVGAEAQQAGESVWAANTGQAVAAFQQRWGGQEAPIANLTDGVSAAQGVAVGLFLTAGVVLVLKINVIVQLVLLAIQIAQAIATAAPTFGASLAQIPIFKMIASLVIDQLLNLAIDAVLNG; encoded by the coding sequence ATGGGGCTGCAACTTCCCGGTGAACTCGTCTCGCTGCTGGGCATGCTCGGCTACAGCTGGCCGGAGGCCGACGAGGAGAAGCTCTTCGAGCTGGGCCAGCACTGGCTCTCCCTGGCCGCGACGGTGCAGACGGTCGGCGCCGAGGCGCAGCAGGCCGGCGAGTCCGTCTGGGCCGCCAACACCGGGCAGGCGGTCGCGGCGTTCCAGCAACGGTGGGGCGGCCAGGAGGCGCCGATAGCGAACCTCACCGACGGCGTCAGCGCCGCGCAGGGCGTCGCGGTAGGGCTGTTCCTCACCGCCGGGGTGGTCCTCGTCCTGAAGATCAACGTGATCGTGCAGCTGGTCCTGCTGGCGATCCAGATCGCGCAGGCGATCGCCACCGCCGCGCCGACCTTCGGCGCGTCGCTGGCCCAGATCCCGATCTTCAAGATGATCGCCTCGCTGGTCATCGACCAGCTGCTCAACCTCGCCATCGACGCGGTGCTCAATGGGTAA
- a CDS encoding YebC/PmpR family DNA-binding transcriptional regulator, translated as MSGHSKWATTKHKKAVIDAKRGKMFAKLIKNVEVAARTGGGDPAGNPTLYDAIQKAKKNSVPNDNIDRAVKRGSGLEAGGADYQTIMYEGYGPNGVALLIECLTDNRNRAATEVRTALTRNGGSFADAGSVSYMFSRKGVVIVPKADTSEDDVMMAVLDAGAEEVNDLGEAFEVVSEPGDLIAVRTALQDAGIEYESAESSLIPSVNVPLDEEGARKIFKLIDVLEDCDDVQNVYANFDVSDEIMAAVG; from the coding sequence ATGTCCGGCCACTCAAAGTGGGCGACGACCAAGCACAAGAAGGCGGTCATCGACGCCAAGCGCGGCAAGATGTTCGCCAAGCTGATCAAGAATGTCGAGGTGGCCGCGCGGACCGGCGGCGGCGACCCGGCCGGTAACCCGACGCTCTACGACGCCATCCAGAAGGCGAAGAAGAACTCGGTCCCGAACGACAACATCGACCGTGCGGTCAAGCGCGGCTCCGGCCTGGAGGCCGGCGGCGCCGACTACCAGACGATCATGTACGAGGGCTACGGCCCGAACGGCGTCGCGCTGCTCATCGAGTGTTTGACCGACAACCGCAACCGCGCCGCGACCGAGGTGCGTACCGCGCTGACCCGCAACGGCGGCTCCTTCGCCGACGCCGGCTCGGTGTCGTACATGTTCTCCCGCAAGGGCGTGGTGATCGTGCCGAAGGCCGACACCAGCGAGGACGACGTGATGATGGCCGTGCTGGACGCCGGCGCCGAGGAGGTCAACGACCTGGGCGAGGCGTTCGAGGTGGTCTCCGAGCCGGGTGACCTGATCGCGGTGCGCACCGCCCTGCAGGACGCCGGCATCGAGTACGAGTCGGCCGAGTCGTCGCTGATCCCGAGCGTCAACGTCCCGCTGGACGAGGAGGGCGCCCGGAAGATCTTCAAGCTGATCGACGTGCTGGAGGACTGTGACGACGTGCAGAACGTCTACGCCAACTTCGACGTCAGCGACGAGATCATGGCCGCGGTCGGCTGA
- a CDS encoding NADPH-dependent FMN reductase: protein MRTQTAGPTRIGLIVGSTRPGRRGGAVAGWAVQVASRHPAVRAGVAEIEVIDLAEQALPLLDEPVPAMFGDYRQPHTRRWSAVVAACDAFVFVTPEYNHSIPAGLKNAIDYLYAEWNDKVVGLLSYGVQGGNRAADHLRLILAEVRAAVVPTQVSLSVFTDFDFSGSDPGDPTAPGRIAPGDGREESLSTMLTEIVTWSDALRAGARTPAVEGSPELVG from the coding sequence ATGAGAACACAGACAGCAGGACCGACCCGGATCGGTCTGATCGTGGGAAGCACCCGCCCCGGCCGGCGCGGTGGCGCGGTCGCCGGGTGGGCCGTACAGGTGGCGTCCCGCCACCCGGCGGTACGCGCCGGCGTCGCCGAGATCGAGGTGATCGACCTGGCGGAGCAGGCGTTGCCGCTGCTCGACGAGCCCGTGCCGGCGATGTTCGGCGACTACCGGCAGCCGCACACCCGCCGGTGGAGCGCGGTCGTGGCCGCCTGCGACGCGTTCGTCTTCGTCACCCCGGAGTACAACCACTCGATCCCCGCCGGGCTGAAGAACGCCATCGACTACCTGTACGCGGAGTGGAACGACAAGGTGGTCGGGCTGCTCAGCTACGGCGTGCAGGGCGGCAACCGGGCTGCCGACCACCTGCGGCTGATCCTGGCCGAGGTGCGCGCGGCGGTGGTACCCACCCAGGTCTCGCTCTCGGTCTTCACCGACTTCGACTTCTCCGGGTCGGATCCCGGCGATCCCACCGCGCCCGGCAGGATCGCCCCGGGCGACGGACGGGAGGAGTCGCTGTCGACCATGCTGACCGAGATCGTGACCTGGTCCGACGCCCTGCGGGCCGGGGCCCGCACCCCGGCCGTCGAGGGCAGCCCGGAGCTGGTGGGGTGA
- a CDS encoding MmyB family transcriptional regulator encodes MDGELGAFLRSRREAVRPADVGLAPGPRRRTAALRRAELATLAQVSVEYLTRLEQGRDTRPSPEILAALADALLLDDADRDHLQQLAMVSHSRQLCPGERPSAARTVRPTVRAVLDGLRDAPAYVVNQLSDVLAWNDAFDRLARPLGLLDGNRPNLLWFTLADERARDHFPKWAELADQQVAELHRLRRGDPATDAFADRLARTVGAPFTERWERRPVAAPRTGVRELRHPEVGPLRLAYEILELADAAPQRIVVQLPADAASAANLDRLLGRRPGQLRSVAG; translated from the coding sequence ATGGACGGAGAGCTGGGCGCGTTCCTGCGCAGCCGGCGAGAGGCTGTCCGGCCGGCCGACGTGGGTCTCGCCCCGGGTCCGCGCCGCCGCACGGCCGCCCTGCGTCGGGCGGAGCTGGCGACGCTGGCCCAGGTGAGCGTCGAGTACCTGACCCGGCTGGAGCAGGGGCGCGACACCCGCCCGTCGCCGGAGATTCTCGCCGCGCTCGCCGACGCCCTGCTGCTCGACGACGCCGATCGGGACCACCTGCAGCAGCTCGCGATGGTCAGCCACAGCCGGCAACTGTGCCCGGGCGAGCGGCCGTCGGCCGCCCGCACCGTCCGCCCGACGGTCCGGGCCGTGCTCGACGGGCTGCGCGACGCCCCGGCGTACGTGGTGAACCAGCTCAGCGACGTGCTGGCCTGGAACGACGCCTTCGACCGGCTGGCCCGCCCGCTGGGCCTGTTGGACGGGAACCGGCCGAACCTGCTGTGGTTCACACTCGCCGACGAGCGTGCCCGCGACCACTTCCCGAAGTGGGCGGAGCTGGCCGACCAGCAGGTAGCCGAGCTGCACCGGTTACGCCGGGGCGACCCGGCCACCGACGCCTTCGCCGATCGGCTGGCCCGCACCGTCGGCGCGCCGTTCACCGAACGCTGGGAGCGGCGTCCGGTGGCCGCCCCACGGACCGGCGTCCGGGAGCTGCGGCACCCGGAGGTCGGCCCGCTGCGGCTGGCGTACGAGATCCTGGAGCTGGCCGACGCCGCCCCCCAGCGGATCGTCGTCCAGCTCCCGGCCGACGCCGCCTCCGCCGCCAACCTGGACCGGCTCCTCGGCCGCCGGCCCGGACAACTGCGCTCCGTCGCCGGCTGA
- the pdxT gene encoding pyridoxal 5'-phosphate synthase glutaminase subunit PdxT, producing MSGPTVGVLALQGDVREHVAALTGAGADARPVRRPEELDAVHGLVIPGGESTTISKLADIFELREPIDKRIAGGMPVYGSCAGMIMLAREVLDGRPDQRGFDGLEMTVRRNAFGRQVDSFEAPVAVDGVEGGPFHAVFIRAPWVERVGDGVEVLGTVTEGPAAGRIVAVRQGNLLATSFHPELTGDLRLHRYFVELVRAAT from the coding sequence ATGAGCGGGCCCACCGTCGGTGTGCTCGCCCTCCAAGGCGACGTGCGTGAGCACGTCGCGGCGCTGACCGGGGCGGGCGCGGACGCCCGCCCGGTCCGCCGGCCCGAGGAACTGGACGCGGTGCACGGGCTGGTCATCCCCGGCGGGGAGTCCACCACGATCAGCAAGCTGGCCGACATCTTCGAGCTGCGCGAGCCGATCGACAAGCGGATCGCCGGCGGCATGCCGGTCTACGGCTCCTGCGCCGGCATGATCATGCTGGCGCGGGAGGTGCTCGACGGCCGTCCCGACCAGCGGGGCTTCGACGGCCTCGAGATGACCGTGCGGCGCAACGCGTTCGGCCGGCAGGTGGACTCGTTCGAGGCCCCGGTGGCGGTCGACGGCGTCGAGGGCGGGCCGTTCCACGCGGTGTTCATCCGGGCGCCGTGGGTGGAGCGGGTCGGCGACGGCGTCGAGGTGCTCGGCACGGTGACCGAGGGCCCGGCCGCCGGCCGGATCGTGGCGGTGCGGCAGGGCAACCTGCTGGCCACCTCGTTCCACCCCGAACTCACCGGTGACCTGCGGCTGCACCGCTACTTCGTGGAGCTCGTCCGGGCCGCCACCTGA
- the pdxS gene encoding pyridoxal 5'-phosphate synthase lyase subunit PdxS — translation MPDTTSQHTSAPVVGTARVKRGMAEMLKGGVIMDVVNAEQARIAEDAGAVAVMALERVPADIRAQGGVSRMSDPDMIDGIINAVSIPVMAKARIGHFVEARILQSLGVDYIDESEVLTPADYENHIDKWAFTVPFVCGATNLGEALRRITEGAAMIRSKGEAGTGDVSNATTHMRKIRKEIRRLQSLPEDELYVAAKELQAPYELVKEVAQTGKLPVVLFTAGGIATPADAAMMMQLGAEGVFVGSGIFKSGNPAQRAAAIVKATTFHDDPDVLAKVSRGLGEAMVGINVDEIPQPHRLAERGW, via the coding sequence GTGCCCGACACCACTTCTCAGCACACCAGCGCCCCCGTTGTCGGCACCGCCCGCGTCAAGCGCGGCATGGCCGAGATGCTCAAGGGTGGCGTGATCATGGACGTGGTCAACGCCGAGCAGGCCCGGATCGCCGAGGACGCCGGCGCCGTCGCCGTGATGGCGCTCGAGCGGGTGCCCGCCGACATCCGCGCCCAGGGCGGGGTGTCCCGGATGAGCGACCCGGACATGATCGACGGCATCATCAACGCCGTCTCGATTCCGGTGATGGCCAAGGCCCGGATCGGCCACTTCGTGGAGGCCCGGATCCTCCAGTCGCTCGGCGTCGACTACATCGACGAGTCCGAGGTGCTGACCCCGGCCGACTACGAGAACCACATCGACAAGTGGGCGTTCACCGTCCCGTTCGTCTGCGGCGCGACCAACCTGGGCGAGGCGCTGCGCCGGATCACCGAGGGCGCGGCCATGATCCGGTCCAAGGGCGAGGCCGGCACCGGTGACGTCTCCAACGCCACCACCCACATGCGGAAGATCCGCAAGGAGATCCGCCGGTTGCAGTCGCTGCCGGAGGACGAGCTGTACGTCGCGGCCAAGGAGCTCCAGGCCCCGTACGAGCTGGTCAAGGAGGTCGCCCAGACCGGCAAGCTGCCGGTGGTGCTGTTCACCGCCGGTGGGATCGCCACCCCGGCCGACGCCGCCATGATGATGCAGCTCGGCGCCGAGGGTGTCTTCGTCGGCTCGGGCATCTTCAAGTCCGGCAACCCGGCCCAGCGCGCCGCCGCGATCGTGAAGGCCACCACCTTCCACGACGACCCGGACGTGCTGGCCAAGGTCTCCCGTGGTCTCGGCGAGGCGATGGTCGGCATCAACGTCGACGAGATCCCGCAGCCGCACCGGCTGGCCGAGCGGGGCTGGTGA
- a CDS encoding glycosyltransferase family 4 protein has translation MRIGIVCPYSFDVPGGVQNHVMDLAEALIGLGHQVSVLAPADEDSPLPPYVVPAGRAVPLPYNGSVARIAFGPVSTARVRRWLTRGDFDVLHVHEPLTLSLSLLAVLSARGPVVATFHTAMTRSRALAAAQGVLQIVLERITARIAVSALARKVQVEHMDGGAVEIPNGVAVAKFTDAEPLPGWPGECAPGEGGSIGFLGRFTEARKGFPVLRDAFVELAAQRPGLRLLVAGPGDPDDLYDRFPAGLRDRVTFLGLVPEADKARMLRSVHLYVAPNTGGESFGMILTEALAAGTSVVASDLDAFRRVLDGGRAGRLFPTGDAAALRAALTELLDDPRQRAELTACGDQVVANFDWPVVARRVLEVYAAAIEATDGRVIDTEWVGLG, from the coding sequence GTGCGGATCGGCATCGTGTGTCCGTACTCGTTCGACGTACCCGGTGGGGTGCAGAACCACGTCATGGACCTGGCCGAGGCGCTGATCGGGCTCGGCCACCAGGTGAGTGTGCTCGCCCCGGCCGACGAGGACTCACCGCTGCCGCCGTACGTGGTGCCGGCCGGGCGGGCGGTGCCGCTGCCGTACAACGGCTCGGTGGCCCGGATCGCGTTCGGGCCGGTCTCCACGGCCCGGGTGCGGCGCTGGCTCACCCGCGGCGACTTCGACGTGCTGCACGTGCACGAGCCGCTCACGCTCAGCCTCTCGCTGCTCGCCGTGCTCTCCGCCCGCGGGCCCGTGGTGGCCACCTTCCACACAGCGATGACCCGGTCCCGGGCGCTGGCCGCGGCGCAGGGCGTGCTCCAGATCGTGCTGGAGCGGATCACCGCCCGGATCGCGGTCAGCGCGCTGGCTCGCAAGGTGCAGGTCGAGCACATGGACGGCGGGGCGGTGGAGATCCCGAACGGGGTGGCCGTCGCGAAGTTCACCGACGCCGAGCCGCTGCCGGGCTGGCCGGGGGAGTGCGCGCCGGGCGAGGGCGGCTCGATCGGGTTCCTGGGCCGGTTCACCGAGGCGCGCAAGGGTTTCCCGGTGCTCCGGGACGCCTTCGTCGAGCTGGCCGCCCAGCGCCCCGGGCTGCGGCTGCTGGTCGCCGGGCCGGGTGACCCCGACGACCTGTACGACCGGTTCCCGGCCGGGCTGCGCGACCGGGTGACCTTCCTTGGGCTGGTCCCCGAGGCGGACAAGGCGCGCATGCTGCGCAGCGTGCACCTCTACGTGGCGCCGAACACCGGCGGCGAGTCGTTCGGCATGATCCTCACCGAGGCGCTGGCGGCCGGGACCAGCGTGGTGGCCAGCGACCTCGACGCGTTCCGCCGGGTGCTCGACGGCGGCCGGGCGGGGCGGCTCTTCCCGACCGGGGACGCGGCGGCGCTGCGCGCCGCGCTCACCGAGCTGCTCGACGACCCGCGGCAGCGGGCGGAACTGACCGCCTGCGGCGACCAGGTGGTGGCGAATTTCGACTGGCCCGTGGTTGCCCGCCGGGTTCTGGAGGTATACGCAGCGGCGATCGAGGCCACCGACGGGCGGGTCATCGACACGGAATGGGTGGGGCTGGGCTGA
- a CDS encoding phosphatidylinositol mannoside acyltransferase yields the protein MNLTELGYVAGWRVIRALPRPVVAAAFRAGADRAHRRGGGGTDRLRANLRRVVGPDLPEPELDELVRAGLRSYARYWMEAFRLPSLSRREILAGFRLDGEELLAADVAARRGAVVALPHAGNWDAAGAWVAATGWPITTVAERLKPEGVYQRFLAFRRSLGMEILPTHGGDRPAFDVLVDRLRAGAVVPLLADRDLSARGVEVDFFGARTRMPAGPALLALRTGAPLYVASMWYEPDAARASLAGPLPVPGPEEGPLDERVRSLTQRIADSLAAGIARHPEDWHMLQRMWLDQRGPVDGAAMPSPATGQLSRERQR from the coding sequence GTGAATCTCACCGAGCTCGGCTACGTCGCCGGCTGGCGGGTGATCCGCGCGCTGCCGCGGCCCGTCGTGGCCGCGGCGTTCCGGGCGGGCGCGGACCGCGCCCACCGCCGGGGTGGCGGCGGTACGGACCGGCTGCGGGCGAACCTGCGCCGGGTGGTCGGGCCGGACCTGCCGGAGCCGGAGCTGGACGAGCTGGTCCGGGCGGGCCTGCGGTCGTACGCCCGGTACTGGATGGAGGCGTTCCGGCTGCCCTCGCTGAGCCGCCGGGAGATCCTGGCCGGGTTCCGGCTCGACGGTGAGGAACTGCTCGCCGCCGACGTGGCCGCCCGTCGGGGCGCGGTGGTGGCGCTGCCGCACGCCGGCAACTGGGACGCGGCCGGCGCCTGGGTCGCGGCCACCGGCTGGCCGATCACCACGGTCGCCGAGCGGCTCAAGCCGGAGGGCGTCTACCAGCGGTTCCTCGCCTTCCGCCGCAGTCTCGGCATGGAGATCCTGCCCACCCACGGCGGGGATCGGCCGGCGTTCGACGTGCTGGTGGACCGGCTGCGCGCCGGGGCGGTGGTGCCGCTGCTGGCCGACCGGGACCTCTCCGCCCGGGGCGTGGAGGTCGACTTCTTCGGCGCCCGCACTCGGATGCCGGCCGGGCCGGCGCTGCTCGCGCTGCGCACCGGGGCGCCCCTCTACGTCGCCTCGATGTGGTACGAACCGGACGCCGCCCGGGCCTCGCTGGCCGGACCGCTGCCGGTACCCGGCCCCGAGGAGGGCCCGCTCGACGAGCGCGTGCGGTCGCTGACCCAGCGGATCGCCGACAGTCTGGCGGCCGGTATCGCCCGGCATCCGGAAGACTGGCACATGTTGCAACGGATGTGGCTGGACCAGCGTGGCCCAGTCGACGGCGCGGCCATGCCCTCGCCGGCCACCGGACAGCTTTCGAGGGAGAGGCAGCGGTGA
- the pgsA gene encoding phosphatidylinositol phosphate synthase, which produces MAKIFQVSARAGMARVVEPVARGLLRAGVTPNAVTVAGTLGVLVGALGFGARGHLVAGALIVTVFALTDLLDGTMARMSGGSTRFGAFLDSSMDRVADSAVFGAVAYWLATEHQYSGVAAALLCLAAGALVSYVKARAEGLGMTCNVGIAERTERLLIVGVGGLLTGLGVDPALEIALWLLAAVSIFTVGQRMLHVYRQAQRIHTLDGNR; this is translated from the coding sequence ATGGCGAAGATCTTCCAAGTGTCGGCTCGCGCGGGGATGGCCCGTGTCGTCGAGCCGGTCGCACGCGGCCTGCTCCGAGCGGGCGTAACTCCCAACGCGGTCACCGTGGCGGGCACCCTCGGGGTGCTCGTCGGCGCACTCGGCTTCGGTGCCCGCGGTCATCTGGTCGCCGGGGCCCTGATCGTCACCGTCTTCGCGCTCACCGACCTGCTCGACGGGACGATGGCCCGGATGAGCGGGGGCTCCACCCGGTTCGGCGCGTTCCTCGACTCGAGCATGGACCGGGTCGCCGACAGCGCGGTCTTCGGCGCCGTGGCGTACTGGCTGGCCACCGAGCACCAGTACTCCGGGGTCGCCGCCGCGCTGCTCTGCCTGGCCGCCGGCGCGCTGGTGTCGTACGTCAAGGCACGCGCCGAGGGCCTCGGGATGACCTGCAACGTGGGCATCGCCGAGCGCACCGAGCGGCTGCTCATCGTCGGGGTCGGCGGGCTGCTCACCGGCCTCGGCGTCGACCCGGCGCTGGAGATCGCGCTCTGGCTGCTCGCCGCCGTGTCGATCTTCACGGTCGGGCAGCGGATGCTGCACGTGTACCGACAGGCGCAGCGCATCCACACCCTGGACGGAAATCGGTGA